A segment of the Nyctibius grandis isolate bNycGra1 chromosome 27, bNycGra1.pri, whole genome shotgun sequence genome:
tggagagCAGCCCAAGATGGAGCCTGTTTGcatccctccagcagcttccCAGCCCACCTGCCCTCCCTCCGGCTGAGCCAGCGTGCTTGCATCGCCCAGGGGGTCTCGCAGCTTAACGCCTCTCCTTTCTTCCGCTTCAGCCGGGATCTTGCCCCCCGCACCCGACGCCGCTGCAGCCTGTGATATGCCTaaggaggagctggggctggggatggctggctgcaACTCTGGCAGCTGCGACAGCATGGTCAGCACGGCCTCCAACCACTCGCAGCGTGTAAGTAACCCCGTTGTGCCCAGCCCAGGCACGGCAGGGGCTCGACTCACCCCTCTCAGCAGCTGAGGAAGGATTTTGGCCAGATCTCTGCTCAAAACCTCTCTCCATCGGTGCTTTGGAGGCACCTGGGGGCCCTGACACAGCACTAAGCCAAGGGCAGCGCAAGGACCAAATTAATTCCTGCCCCAAAGCACTCCCAGACTATCAGTCCTGCCACATGCGTGGCAGCGACCAGAAGCCTTCGCTCCTGCAAGGTCTCCTTGGGGAAATGATACCGagagcccagcagctcctgcgTCGCCCAAAGATGCAGAGGCAGGTGGAGGCTGGCGAGTTCCCCAGTGAGGGATGAGACCAGTTGGATAACTGGGTCAGACTGGCTCCAACAAGGGTGACTTCACCTGGAAAAGATAGCaagccctgctcctcccagcTGACAAGAGATTAATTTCCTAGTTAAGGCAGAGATGAGTTTGGACCACGGGTGTAGATGTGTAATTTTTCACAATCTGTCCGTTAAAGCTTGTTTGTCTCCAAACACTGATTCCAAGATTGATGGACTAATTACATCCTGTCTGACTTGGAGCATAATTGATACGTGTAAGCGCAACGCTCAGTCCGGAACAGGTTTTCCATTTGATGTATTGCAAACCAGAACCAAACCCTCTGATATTTATTAGGGATGGAAAAACTGGTTGCAATAGTGCATGGCATAAGATTTGGATAGGTGGTTCTACAAAACAACTCCACCTGGGACAATTTCTCCTCCATGCTTGTTGATCTCCTGCACACTCCATTCTTCCCTGCACTTCAGTATTTTCATGATATTGCACATAACACCTTGTAACTTGGCACTTCCACAGCAATCCTATCTCATGGTACTGGAGATACAACAAAAACTAAATAGGATCTTGCTGTACTCCTTTCAAAGCTGGGGTATGAACAGGAGAACAAGGAGAGGGACCACCACCTGCAGATAAGCTTCCAGTATTTCTGGTGTTTAGACAAGCTTCTAAGATTCAGCATCGCTGATCAGTACGGGTGTCTGTACCTGTAGACCATCCATATTACCCAGCTAGTCATATTTCCAAGTAAACCAAAGAACTAAAAGGTAGAGGCCAAGTTTCCAAGTTAAGAATAACCATCGTCTGGTGCTCATAGTAGGGTAATATAAAAATGGCCTtaactatatatatttttaataggaaGTTGTCTAGTTTTCTGTAGCTGGAAGTACCAATTTTTGAATAGTCACTGGCCAAGTGTCCTGGCCAGGAGCTCTCACAGGTCTCCTCTTAACTGCCAGGGCTGTGAATAATAATACACCTCTGTCTCCTacctttactgtttttttttctttttcagagcgATAACAGCTATGACTACTTATCTGTGGAAGAGAAAGAGTGTTTGATGTTTTTAGAAGAAACCATTGGCTCACTGGATGCAGAAGCAGACAGCGGGGTCTCTACTGATGAGACCGACTACGTGGAGCCCTCCAACCTGCCCGGGACGTGGCATAAGAGAGACTCCATTCCCCGGGGTAAGCTGAAACCCGTGCTCCAGCCCTTGTCTGCAAAGGGACATTTCTCACATCTTTCACAGATTAAGGCTCCTCATTCACCATGTGCTTTGTCACATCCAAAGCATCTGACTTTCTTAGCAGGGACAGCATATTAGCTGGTGTCGGGGTAAACTCTCTGGGTGCAGGTGCTCTGCCACGGCTGCACTGGCTTGGCAGCATGGTGTGTCTGGCAAACAGGAGGGTGTCCTGTGTCCGTGTGCAGAACGGTGCGTGACTTCACATCTCTCTTTGCCTAGATTTGGAAAATGGGGCTCCTCCTCCGAGTGTAGGCCAGCAGCACGCAGCTGAACAGAAGAGTGGTAAGAGCACCTCCGTCTTCTTCagctcagctccagcagcagctccaagcCCAAGCTATTATAGTCTTCCAAGGAGCATCACTGCAGCCAACACACAAAGAGCAAACAGAGCTTCTGACGGCAAAGCGACTGTCCGCACAGTGGAGGCCCCAGGGCCAGTAAGTAAATCTTCACAGGAGATGGCCAAGCAGGACAAGTTTGACCAAGCCAACTCAAGAAGCCAGATGAAGTCCCTGGAATCTTTGATTATCCAGCCTCCAGATCCCTTCCAGGATGACCTGGTGAGCCACGAGTGGTCACGTAGCAATCGCTCAGATGCCAAGAGAGAAACAGTCAAGGAGGCCAAGACTAGGGCTTCTTGGGGCCAGCCAGAGAAATCCATGTTGGAAGAGGCCCCTCAGGACCCAGATGCCAAGCGCGGGCCTCCAACTGCCCCCAAGCCACGGAAATTGCCACCAAATATTATCctgaaaaccagcaaaaccagcccAGTGCCACTTGCCACGGAGCCTGGCCAAAAGGCAAAAGCACCGCCTCCACCCTTGGCCAGCTCTCAGCCTGGCTCTGCCAGcgatgctgctgctgaaaaggtGAATTCAGGGCACCTCAACCccaaggagagggagaaagccCATCAGGAGGCATTGGAGAAGCTCGGACTGTCGCAGGACAGGAGGGAACCCAGAACCCACCTTCAACCTACAACACATCCCCAACCACGGGAGGTGCCATTCCCCGTCCCCGGGGAGCCCAAGGCATGCTGTGGGGCAGCGGAGAGGTTGGCGCCAGGTATCCGGCAGATGAACTTCAAATCCAACACCCTGGAGCGTTCCGGCGTGGGGCTGAGCAGCTACATGGCCAGCACCAAGGAGCAGAGCATCAAgaccagcagctccctgggcaaGATGTCCTTCATCGAGCGGCTCGCGCCAAGCTTCCTCAGGAGCAGCCGCCCCCGGCCGGCATCCCTCGGGGCAGGGAAGGACTTTGCTGATCTGAAGGAGCCTGGGCAGGTGGAGCCAGAGAAGAGCAGCAAGCGGCGATCCCACCCGCTGCAGAGCTTCCCCAGGCCCCCCCGCTCCTGTGTCAGCGTGAAGATCTCCCCCAAGGGTGCGACCGATGAGAACCGGCGAGAGGCACTGAAGAAGCTCGGTCTGCTGAAGGAATAGCTCTGTGGGCGGTGGGACTGCTGGAAAAGGGGTTTTCACCCCACATCCACGTGTCTTTCTTCACTGTCTGTCCTTGGGCGGCACAACCATGAGCATCTTCTGCTGTGAtctcctgctgcagcatctTGGGAGCGGTACCACGAGAGGTATTCAGAGCTTCACACCAAATAAAGTAACACCCCGTGTACATAATATTTTGTATATAGCGAGTGTATACGAGCTATTTATATAGAGCATCACTCAGCACGTGGATGGGGCATATTCTCCTACAAGGTCTTTAATGCATTTGTGGATTCATTGCAGCGGGGAAGCCGTGGAATTGGGGGTTTGGCTTATTTTAAAAGGGGTTGCCTGTGGATAAAGCCTCTCTGGGAAGAACTGCAGGACTCTGCTGCTCCCCTTTAGGATTTTATGGGTTTTAGTTAATTTTATCGAAAGCCTGCGAGGCCTGAGCACTCACCTGCCCCGTGCAAGTGCCTCCTGAAAGCCACAACTGCCACATACGAAACTGCCCGACCGAGGGTCACCGGAGGGGGCTCAGCGACGCTCCCCCCGTGCCCGAGTGCGAGGCGGGATGGCTGCACGGCCgtccctctgcctgctcccGCAGCCAGCCCTGACAACCTGCATACAGCACTTAAAAGCCAGACATACACACCCCCGCGTTCATCGTGAGGTGACAGTTAAGACGTGACAGACTGTCGGTGGCAGAACCAGAAACGCTGCCCAAAGCGAGCGAGATGCAAATCAGACAACAACCATTTCAGCCCCTTCCCAACTCTCCTCGCATCTGCCAGACCCAGCCGGTGCTGCCGACGTTTATGCCACACACCTTTTGTAACAAAGG
Coding sequences within it:
- the C27H1orf116 gene encoding specifically androgen-regulated gene protein — its product is MPKEELGLGMAGCNSGSCDSMVSTASNHSQRSDNSYDYLSVEEKECLMFLEETIGSLDAEADSGVSTDETDYVEPSNLPGTWHKRDSIPRDLENGAPPPSVGQQHAAEQKSGKSTSVFFSSAPAAAPSPSYYSLPRSITAANTQRANRASDGKATVRTVEAPGPVSKSSQEMAKQDKFDQANSRSQMKSLESLIIQPPDPFQDDLVSHEWSRSNRSDAKRETVKEAKTRASWGQPEKSMLEEAPQDPDAKRGPPTAPKPRKLPPNIILKTSKTSPVPLATEPGQKAKAPPPPLASSQPGSASDAAAEKVNSGHLNPKEREKAHQEALEKLGLSQDRREPRTHLQPTTHPQPREVPFPVPGEPKACCGAAERLAPGIRQMNFKSNTLERSGVGLSSYMASTKEQSIKTSSSLGKMSFIERLAPSFLRSSRPRPASLGAGKDFADLKEPGQVEPEKSSKRRSHPLQSFPRPPRSCVSVKISPKGATDENRREALKKLGLLKE